In Phreatobacter stygius, a genomic segment contains:
- a CDS encoding acylphosphatase, with translation MVVHLIISGRVQGVGYRQWLSRHAAARGVQGWVRNRRDETVEAVLSGDEAAVEATINEAMNGPLGAKVDRIDRREVAEADAKGLTQGFDIRPTL, from the coding sequence ATGGTCGTCCACCTGATCATTTCCGGCCGCGTCCAGGGCGTCGGTTATCGCCAGTGGCTGAGCCGCCACGCCGCGGCGCGCGGTGTCCAGGGCTGGGTGCGCAATCGCCGCGACGAGACCGTCGAGGCGGTGCTGTCAGGCGACGAGGCCGCGGTCGAAGCCACCATCAACGAGGCGATGAACGGCCCGCTCGGCGCCAAGGTCGACCGCATCGACCGGCGCGAGGTGGCGGAGGCCGACGCCAAAGGGCTTACCCAGGGTTTCGATATCCGCCCGACGCTCTGA